In a genomic window of Hippoglossus stenolepis isolate QCI-W04-F060 chromosome 15, HSTE1.2, whole genome shotgun sequence:
- the cnga2b gene encoding cyclic nucleotide gated channel subunit alpha 2b: MTGQVAEMDRSSHNLSVKTTLEEEIGRAESILSRVPSVCDDTSSELQRVAALDPRGGHSRNSFQRTGAVSRLVSLVVRLREWAHRSLVEEERPDSFLERFRGPELRTAPSRISNTQPDANGNNAKGIFRKKWNLFVVSPSDDAYYRWLFVIAIAVLYNWFLVVARACYDELQVGNYICWLVLDYLSDTVYLMDTCVRLRTGYLEQGLLVKDHAKLRDSYVRTLQFKLDVLSILPTDLAYIVTGIHTPQLRFNRLLRFPRMFEFFDRTETRTNYPNIFRICNLVLYILVIIHWNACIYYAISNSLGFGSDTWVFPKNANSSLTRSYVYCLYWSTLTLTTIGEMPAPVRDEEYLFVVFDFLVGVLIFATIVGNVGSMIANMNATRAEFQARIDAIKHYMHFRKVSKELDTRVIKWFDYLWTNKKAVDEQEVLKNLPNKLRAEIAINVHLETLKKVRIFQDCEAGLLVELVLKLRPQVFSPGDYICRKGDIGKEMYIIKEGKLAVVGDDGVTQYAVLTAGSCFGEISILNIKGSKMGNRRTANIRSLGYSDLFCLSKDDLMEAVTEYPDAKSVLEERGREILTKEGLLDENVESGGLQKEDTEEKVERLESSLDSLQTRFSRLLSEYTHTQQRLKQRITLLERQLNQMDCDTDANHDSGAPAETVNETDPVPVAHTDGSPLQNNGQIEDKSQTS; this comes from the exons ATGACGGGCCAGGTGGCAGAGATGGACCGCTCATCCCACAACCTCTCAGTGAAGACCACCTTGGAGGAGGAGATCGGGAGAGCTGAGAGCATTCTGAGCAG GGTGCCATCTGTCTGCGATGACACAtcctcagagctgcagagagtcGCCGCTCTCGACCCTCGCGGAGGCCACTCCAGAAATTCTTTTCAGAGGACCGGAGCCGTCTCAAG actggtGAGCCTGGTGGTGAGACTGAGGGAATGGGCACACAGGAGCCTGGTGGAGGAAGAGCGGCCAGACTCCTTCCTGGAGCGCTTTCGTGGCCCTGAGCTGAGAACGGCCCCCAGCCGCATCAGCAACACACAACCAGACGCCAATGGCAACAATGCCAAAGGGATCTTTAG GAAAAAGTGGAATCTGTTTGTGGTGTCCCCGTCCGATGACGCCTACTACCGCTGGTTATTTGTTATCGCCATAGCGGTGTTGTACAACTGGTTCCTTGTTGTTGCAAG GGCATGCTATGATGAGTTACAGGTGGGCAACTACATCTGCTGGCTGGTGTTGGACTACCTCTCCGACACTGTGTACCTGATGGACACTTGTGTCCGTCTACGCACAG GTTACCTCGAACAAGGTTTGCTGGTGAAGGACCACGCCAAGCTAAGAGACAGCTACGTCCGTACATTGCAGTTCAAGTTGGACGTGTTGTCCATCCTGCCCACTGACCTGGCCTACATCGTCACAGGCATCCACACGCCACAGCTCAGGTTCAATCGTCTGCTGCGCTTCCCTCGCATGTTTGAATTCTTTGACCGCACAGAGACACGCACCAACTACCCCAACATCTTCCGCATCTGCAACTTGGTGCTTTACATCCTGGTCATCATTCACTGGAACGCCTGCATCTACTATGCTATATCCAATTCTTTGGGATTTGGCTCAGACACTTGGGTGTTCCCCAAGAACGCTAATTCCTCCCTGACTCGGAGTTACGTCTACTGTCTGTACTGGTCAACTCTAACTCTGACCACCATTGGAGAGATGCCTGCACCTGTGCGAGATGAAGAGTACCTATTTGTGGTCTTTGACTTTCTTGTTGGGGTTCTGATCTTTGCCACAATTGTGGGAAACGTTGGCTCTATGATTGCCAACATGAATGCTACCCGTGCTGAGTTTCAAGCCCGGATCGATGCCATCAAACACTACATGCACTTCCGCAAAGTCAGTAAAGAGCTGGACACGCGTGTCATTAAATGGTTTGACTACCTTTGGACCAACAAGAAAGCAGTCGATGAGCAGGAGGTGCTAAAGAACTTGCCAAACAAACTGCGGGCTGAGATTGCTATCAATGTGCACCTGGAGACCCTGAAGAAAGTGCGCATCTTTCAAGACTGTGAGGCAGGACTGCTGGTGGAGCTCGTGCTCAAACTACGGCCGCAGGTCTTCAGTCCGGGGGACTACATCTGCAGGAAAGGGGACATAGGTAAGGAGATGTATATCATTAAGGAGGGTAAGCTGGCTGTTGTGGGCGATGACGGGGTCACACAGTACGCTGTCCTCACCGCTGGCAGCTGTTTTGGGGAAATCAGCATTCTGAACATAAAAGGTAGTAAAATGGGAAATCGACGGACAGCCAACATTCGCAGCTTGGGTTACTCTGATCTTTTCTGCCTCTCCAAGGACGACTTGATGGAGGCAGTGACTGAGTATCCAGATGCTAAGTCTGTGCTGGAGGAGCGAGGCCGGGAGATCCTGACCAAGGAGGGTCTTTTGGATGAGAACGTGGAGAGTGGTGGGCTGCAGaaagaggacacagaggagaaggtggagaggCTGGAGTCCTCCCTGGACTCCCTTCAGACTCGCTTTTCTCGTTTACTCAGTGAATACACGCACACTCAGCAGCGGCTGAAGCAGCGGATCACTCTACTGGAGCGGCAGCTGAATCAAATGGACTGCGACACAGATGCAAACCATGACAGTGGTGCCCCTGCAGAGACAGTCAATGAAACAGACCCGGTGCCTGTTGCCCACACAGATGGGTCTCCACTTCAGAATAATGGGCAAATAGAGGACAAGAGTCAGACATCATAA